The genomic segment CGCCTCCCCTCGCTGGGAGAGCCGGTATCGCTTCGCATCGTCACCATAGTAAAAGAGGACGAGATCGCCCTCTACGGCTTTTTCACCGAGCGGGAGGAGTGGCTCTTCAACCTCCTGCGCGACGTGAGCGGCGTTGGGCCGAAACTCTCCGCCAAGGTCCTTTCCGGCCTCGAACCGGGGAGGCTGCGCGACGCGCTGGGTGGCGGCGACGTTACGACCCTCTGCACCATCCCCGGAGTGGGAAAGAAGCTCGCCCAGCGGCTGATCGTAGAACTGCGGGAGAAGGTGGGGGCCTTCGATTCCGGAGCGGCCTACGCCGAAACCCCCCTGCCTGCCGGTCCAGTCTCCGAGGCGGTGGAAGCCCTCATCGCGCTCGGCTATCCGCGCCCGGTGGCGAAGCGGGCGGTAGAGGGTGTCTTTTCGCCCGACGCCGGAGTAACCGTCGAAGAGCTCATTCGGCTTTCGCTTCGCGCTCTCGCGCCCCGGCGCTGAGGTAGAAAATGTCTGAACGGATAATAACGCCTGTGAAGATTGAAGAGGACTCGGGAGTCTCCTCGCTCCGTCCCTGCAGCCTTTCCGAGTACATCGGGCAGGAGAGGCTTAAGGAAAACCTCCACGTCTTCATAGCGGCGGCCAGGACAAGGGGAGAGCCGCTCGACCACGTCCTCTTCTCCGGCCCCCCCGGCCTCGGCAAGACCACCCTTGCCAACATCATCGCAAGCGAGATGGGCGTCGGCATCGAAACCACCTCCGGCCCCGTCATAGAAAAGCCCGGCGACCTGGCCGCTATTCTGACTAATCTTTCGGCGGGCGACGTGCTCTTCATAGACGAGATACACCGCCTCAGCCCCGTTGTGGAGGAGATACTCTACCCCGCGATGGAGGATTTCCAGCTCGACATCATGATAGGGCAGGGGCCCAGCGCCCGCTCGATAAAGATAGACCTCCCCAAATTCACCCTCGTCGGCGCGACCACCCGCTCCGGCCTTCTCACCGCGCCCCTTCGCGACCGCTTCGGCGTCACGGGGAGGCTTGAGTTCTACTCCCCTGAGGAGCTCAAGATAATAATAGTGCGCTCCGCCGGGATAATCGGGGTCGAACTGACCGGGGAAGGCGCGTGGGAGATAGCCCGCAGGAGCAGGGGCACCCCGCGCATAGCCAACCGCCTCCTTCGGCGGGTTAGGGACTTCGCCGAGGTGCGCCACGGCGGCTCGATAGACCGCGAGGTCGCGGACAAGGCCCTCGGCTCGCTCGACGTGGACGAAAAGGGGTTCGACAGGATGGACTGCCGGATACTCACCACCATAATAAAGCTCTTCGGCGGCGGGCCCGTCGGCGTGGAGACGATAGCGGCGGCGATAGGCGAGCAGAAAGACACCATCGAGGACGTTTACGAGCCCTACCTCATCCAGCAGGGGTATCTCGCCCGCACCGCGCGGGGGAGGATAGCCACCGACGCCGCCTACCTCCACTTCGGGCTTGAACGCCCCACCCGGCAGGGGGATCTCCTGTGATTACCTCCGGCGCTCCGGAGCGCAGAAAAACCCGGCAACTAAGCGTCGGCAAGGTGAAGATCGGCGGCGACGCCCCGGTTTCCATCCAGTCGATGACCAACACCGACACCCGCGACGTACAGGCCACCATCCGGCAGATACAGAGGCTGGAGGCGGCGGGCTGCGAGATAGTGCGCCTCGCCGTCCCCGACGAGGACGCGGCCAAAGCACTTAAAGAAATCAAGGCGGAGGTTAACCTCCCCCTCATAGCCGACATCCACTTCCACCACACGCTCGCGCTTATGGCGCTCGAAAGCGGCGTGGACGGCCTCCGCCTCAACCCCGGCAACATCGGGGCGCGGTGGAAGGTCGAAGAGGTGGTAAAGGCCGCCTCCGAACGGTGCATCCCCATCCGCATCGGGGTCAATTCCGGCAGCGTAGAGAAGGAAGTGCTCGAAAAGCACGGCGGCCCCACCCCGGCGGCGCTCGTCGAATCCGCCCTCGGCCACGTGCGTATTCTCGAAGACCTCGACTACGACAGGATAAAGGTCAGCCTCAAGGGCTCGCAGGTGATGCAGACGGTAGCCGCCTACAAGCTGATGAGCGCCGAGCGCGACTACCCCCTCCACATCGGCATCACCGAGGCGGGCACAGTCTTTCGCGGCGGCGTCAAATCCGGCGTGGGGATAGGGATACTGCTTTACGAAGGGCTCGGCGACACCCTGCGGGTAAGCCTCACCGGCGACCCGGTGCGCGAGGTCGAAGTCGCGTGGTGGATACTCGGCGCTCTCGGCATCCGCAGGCGCGGGGTCGAGGTGATAAGCTGCCCCACCTGCGCCAGAACCCGCCTTCCCATCGAGACCCTCGCCCTCGAAGTCGAAAAGGCCCTCGCCGACCTCGACGCCCCCGTCACCGTCGCCGTAATGGGCTGCGAGGTCAACGGACCCGGCGAAGCAAGGGAAGCGGACGTAGGCGTAGCCTCCGGCAAAGGGTACGGGCTGCTTTTTAAGCGCGGGGAGGTGGTTGGAAAGGTTCCCGAGAACGAAGTCGTCGCGGCGGTGGTAAAGATGGCGAGGGAAGTGGCAAAAGAGAAATTAGAGAAAAAGTAGGGTGCGTTAGCGGTAG from the bacterium genome contains:
- the ruvB gene encoding Holliday junction branch migration DNA helicase RuvB, with protein sequence MSERIITPVKIEEDSGVSSLRPCSLSEYIGQERLKENLHVFIAAARTRGEPLDHVLFSGPPGLGKTTLANIIASEMGVGIETTSGPVIEKPGDLAAILTNLSAGDVLFIDEIHRLSPVVEEILYPAMEDFQLDIMIGQGPSARSIKIDLPKFTLVGATTRSGLLTAPLRDRFGVTGRLEFYSPEELKIIIVRSAGIIGVELTGEGAWEIARRSRGTPRIANRLLRRVRDFAEVRHGGSIDREVADKALGSLDVDEKGFDRMDCRILTTIIKLFGGGPVGVETIAAAIGEQKDTIEDVYEPYLIQQGYLARTARGRIATDAAYLHFGLERPTRQGDLL
- a CDS encoding flavodoxin-dependent (E)-4-hydroxy-3-methylbut-2-enyl-diphosphate synthase, with product MTSGAPERRKTRQLSVGKVKIGGDAPVSIQSMTNTDTRDVQATIRQIQRLEAAGCEIVRLAVPDEDAAKALKEIKAEVNLPLIADIHFHHTLALMALESGVDGLRLNPGNIGARWKVEEVVKAASERCIPIRIGVNSGSVEKEVLEKHGGPTPAALVESALGHVRILEDLDYDRIKVSLKGSQVMQTVAAYKLMSAERDYPLHIGITEAGTVFRGGVKSGVGIGILLYEGLGDTLRVSLTGDPVREVEVAWWILGALGIRRRGVEVISCPTCARTRLPIETLALEVEKALADLDAPVTVAVMGCEVNGPGEAREADVGVASGKGYGLLFKRGEVVGKVPENEVVAAVVKMAREVAKEKLEKK
- the ruvA gene encoding Holliday junction branch migration protein RuvA, whose amino-acid sequence is MIAALTGNLLRSTVGEAVLDVNGVGYRVFLPLSTYSRLPSLGEPVSLRIVTIVKEDEIALYGFFTEREEWLFNLLRDVSGVGPKLSAKVLSGLEPGRLRDALGGGDVTTLCTIPGVGKKLAQRLIVELREKVGAFDSGAAYAETPLPAGPVSEAVEALIALGYPRPVAKRAVEGVFSPDAGVTVEELIRLSLRALAPRR